Proteins encoded in a region of the Bartonella taylorii genome:
- a CDS encoding lysylphosphatidylglycerol synthase transmembrane domain-containing protein, with the protein MKIKQFIWPFIGILAMLVSIRILYIKLSAISFNDVLERLSNLNAQQWLLACSCSLLAYAALAGYDRIALQHLGHKISWIFIAICSFTTYALSHNIGASVFSGAVVRYRAYKMKGLNGTEIAILVGFCSFTFVIGTILLFGIVLILQPEIITLIHDELPEWLGTTIGAILLGCIALYAFGSWLQLKPLHLGKKIQLSYPRLKIVIQQLLISPLELLAAAGIIYAVLPHNTDVNFISVLGVFLTSFTITLLSNAPAGGIGVLEALFITGMPNINPTDVIAALIVFRMLYLIIPLIISLFVVAIFEAQQYWKQVPKTPPE; encoded by the coding sequence GTGAAAATAAAGCAATTTATATGGCCATTTATTGGTATCTTAGCAATGCTGGTATCTATCCGCATTCTTTATATAAAGCTCTCTGCCATTTCTTTTAATGATGTATTGGAACGCTTGAGCAATTTAAATGCACAACAATGGCTGTTAGCCTGTTCGTGTTCTCTCTTGGCTTATGCGGCTCTTGCTGGATATGACCGAATTGCCTTGCAGCATCTTGGTCATAAGATTTCTTGGATTTTTATCGCGATATGTTCGTTTACTACTTATGCCCTTTCACATAATATTGGTGCTTCCGTTTTTTCTGGTGCGGTCGTGCGCTATCGCGCCTATAAAATGAAAGGATTAAATGGAACAGAAATCGCGATATTGGTGGGTTTTTGCTCTTTTACCTTTGTGATAGGCACAATCTTACTCTTTGGGATCGTTTTGATTTTGCAACCCGAAATTATCACTCTCATTCATGATGAGCTTCCTGAATGGCTTGGAACAACAATTGGCGCAATCCTTCTTGGTTGTATAGCACTCTATGCTTTTGGCAGCTGGCTTCAATTAAAACCCTTACACTTGGGCAAAAAAATTCAACTTTCCTATCCACGATTAAAAATTGTCATTCAACAGCTCCTTATTAGCCCTTTAGAACTTTTAGCAGCAGCAGGAATTATATACGCGGTTCTTCCACACAACACAGATGTTAATTTTATTTCTGTGCTCGGTGTTTTCCTAACATCTTTTACGATAACTCTTCTCTCCAATGCTCCAGCAGGGGGGATTGGTGTTCTTGAAGCATTATTCATAACAGGTATGCCCAATATAAATCCAACTGATGTTATCGCAGCACTTATTGTATTTAGAATGCTTTATTTGATTATACCGCTTATCATTTCGTTATTTGTTGTAGCAATTTTTGAAGCGCAACAATACTGGAAGCAAGTTCCCAAAACACCACCTGAATAA